In Alphaproteobacteria bacterium, the genomic window GGTTTTTACAAGATGGATTTTTATTTGATGAGACATTTACGCAAGGAATATACAACAGAGCAGCGCCAATTAGATATAGCAAGAGCTGGTAAAATCGCGCTTTATATGACCAATCTCAATGTTGATTCATCGAGAATAGGAATTGGTATCCAGATCGGTGATCCCTCGACCGTTCGTTTTATTTTTCATCAAAGTGCGCCTTTGGTACGGAAATCAAATGAACAAAGAGAGGCTCAGCCATGATAGAAGATTTTGAGAAAAGGGAACATAAATCGACTAACTGGCTTTTGACTTTTTCGGACCTGGTCTGTTTAATGCTGGTTTTCTTTGTGCTCCTTTATTCTATGTCTGAAATTGACCAAACAAAATGGAAGCCAGTTGAGTCTGTCCTTCAGACAAGTGCTGACAATGAAAACAGAAAAGACTATATTCGGCCCAATCAGCAATTCAATGTTCCTAAATTACGACAAGTAGAAGGAAAGAATATTGATTATCTGGAGAAGATTTTAAAAGAACAATTTCAAAAAAGTGATATGATGATTTTCGGATATATTCAAAAATATCCAGATCGTCTTGTCCTTTCATTGCCGGATGACATTTTATTTGAGAACAACTCAGATGAAATTAAAGACTCATCAAAAAAATTGCTGTCAACACTTGTTGATACAATGATGCGTTTAGTCAACCAGATTGAGTTGATTGGTCATACAGACCCTCGGCCTATTCGTCTAGGGGCTTATGAGTCTAATTGGCATCTCTCGCTTGCAAGAGCTTTGGCGATCGAGCAACGTTTTGAAGAGTTGGGGTATAGAAAGCCTATTATTGTTCAAGGTGTTGCGGATTCTGAATATAGTTTGTTGGATCAATCGATCCCTGAGGTGAAACGTCAGCAAATGGCAAGAAAGGTTGATATTGTTATTCATGCGTCCAAAATGGCAGAATAAATTTGGAATAGTCCTCTGGATGAGTCTCATTGTTTTGATGGGCTTGAATCAACATGCTTATGCCGCTGGCACAATCAAAGGGAATGGTTTTGAGGTGTTGAATCAAGTTGCTGAAAGCCAAAATACAGATAGCTCAACAAATTATACCTTGGTGCAGGTGCGTGTAAAGCAAGATTTTGCTGAATTAAGCCTTAGTTTTAATAAGAAGCCCGTTTTTACAAGTGCTAAGATACAAGACCGTTTTATTGTTTCATTTGTTGAGCCGATCAATGTCGAGCCAGAGAAAATTCAAGATAAGTTAGAAGGCTTTGTGAAGTCTGTTTCTCTCCACAACAATGGTAAAGTTTTTGTTTTTGAGACTTATCCGCAAGTGACATTAGATTTAAGCAATTTGGGTGAAGAATTGGTTTTGACTTTTAAGAATAAGCCGGTTGAAAAAAAAGACGATCCTAAAAAAGACAATAGCTATGAAGAAAAAATTGATGATCTAAAAAGACAGGCCTTAGACATAGCCAAACAAAAAGATGCGGATACAAAGCCTCAAGCAGAGGAAGAAAAACCCAAAGAGGATCCTTTGCAGCCCTTGCTCATTCGGGTCAGAACGCAGATTAAAGACAATCTCGAAAGATTGATTTTTGAATTCCCTGAGACAGTGCCTTATGCCGTGACCTATGAAAATAGAATGGTGATGGTAGAATTTGATAAGTTTGCAAGAGCTGATTTTACTGAGCTTAAGCATACCCCGCTACGGTTGATATCTGATATTCAGCAAGGTGAAAGGGATGGTAATTTGTATGTTAGGT contains:
- a CDS encoding OmpA family protein, translated to MIEDFEKREHKSTNWLLTFSDLVCLMLVFFVLLYSMSEIDQTKWKPVESVLQTSADNENRKDYIRPNQQFNVPKLRQVEGKNIDYLEKILKEQFQKSDMMIFGYIQKYPDRLVLSLPDDILFENNSDEIKDSSKKLLSTLVDTMMRLVNQIELIGHTDPRPIRLGAYESNWHLSLARALAIEQRFEELGYRKPIIVQGVADSEYSLLDQSIPEVKRQQMARKVDIVIHASKMAE